A portion of the Osmia lignaria lignaria isolate PbOS001 chromosome 15, iyOsmLign1, whole genome shotgun sequence genome contains these proteins:
- the Kr-h2 gene encoding transmembrane protein 33-containing Krueppel homolog 2: protein MADTSSTMGDNSPQVEKGWMALRQHIIDNKIKVGLWITRLFTIIFTIGYIIPIFGNSYNIYYKVLMSNAATSALRLHQRVPRVQLNRQFLEHLFLEDSCHYLFYSLIFLYAAPVTLVLTPIFLFALIHFASYSLTLIDCLGQNSWWGARLLISLVEFQSRNILRICALSEIVILPLTVFLVFTGRAGLLTPFIYFQFLKLRLASQRNPFTRNVFYELRNGLSSVSRKPAVPIIVRRIIEGLLSLTQQMAPVRQ from the exons ATGGCAGATACTTCAAGTACAATGGGCGATAATTCACCACAAGTAGAGAAAGGATGGATGGCTTTGCGGCAACATATTATTgacaataaaattaaagttGGATTATGGATTACAAGACTTTTCACTATTATATTTACTATTGGTTATATCATTCCTATATTTGG CAAttcttataatatttattataaagtttTAATGAGTAATGCAGCAACTAGTGCATTACGTCTTCATCAAAGGGTACCACGTGTTCAACTTAATAGGCAATTTTTGGAACATTTATTTCTTGAAGATTCctgtcattatttattttattctttgatatttttatatgcaGCTCCAGTTACAT TGGTGTTAActcctatatttttatttgcacTGATACATTTTGCTAGTTATTCTCTTACATTAATTGAT tgttTAGGACAGAATAGTTGGTGGGGAGCACGACTTTTAATATCCTTAGTTGAGTTTCAATCACGGAATATTTTACGCATCTGCGCATTGTCGGAAATAGTTATTTTGCCACTCACAGTTTTTCTTGTATTCAC gggTCGTGCCGGTTTATTAACACCATTtatttactttcaatttttaaaattacgtCTGGCATCACAGAGAAATCCATTTACCCGCAATGTTTTCTATGAACTTAGAAATGGACTGAGTTCAGTTTCAAGAAAACCGGCGGTCCCAATTATAGTGCGACGGATAATTGAAGGTTTACTATCACTTACTCAACAAATGGCTCCAGTTCGTcaataa